The following proteins are co-located in the Frigidibacter mobilis genome:
- a CDS encoding DUF3553 domain-containing protein, with the protein MNAILEPGMLVRHPGQPDWGLGQVQSRIGDKITVNFEHAGKVVMDGARVDLLLVPDAQ; encoded by the coding sequence ATGAATGCGATCCTCGAACCCGGAATGCTGGTGCGTCATCCGGGCCAGCCGGACTGGGGGCTGGGTCAGGTGCAGTCGCGGATCGGCGACAAGATCACGGTAAATTTCGAACATGCGGGAAAAGTCGTCATGGACGGGGCGCGGGTCGACTTGCTGCTTGTGCCAGATGCTCAATGA
- a CDS encoding lysophospholipid acyltransferase family protein, with protein MVTWRDDDTPPVPRIGALGWLLVALRAPVLLLLVYGGFVLLLALRLPERALCGLGRPLTPWISQGVCRAALAILGIRLRVRGKPMRDPGGIVANHSSWLDIVTLNACDRVYFVSKAEVAAWPGIGWLARATGTVFITRDPREAKDQQALFEARLRANHRLLFFPEGTSTDGRRVLPFKPTLFAAFFTGGLERVLHIQPVTVIYHAPPGQDPRFLGWWGDMAFGPHLLKLLASPGRARAEVIFHPPLAVAGYAGRKQLCATAEAAVRAPLTEALGQP; from the coding sequence ATGGTTACCTGGCGCGACGATGACACGCCCCCCGTGCCCCGGATCGGGGCGCTTGGCTGGCTGCTGGTTGCCCTGCGCGCGCCGGTGCTGCTGCTGCTGGTCTATGGCGGGTTCGTGCTGCTGCTGGCGCTGCGCCTGCCGGAACGCGCGCTCTGCGGCCTCGGCCGGCCGCTGACGCCCTGGATCAGCCAGGGGGTGTGCCGCGCCGCGCTGGCGATCCTCGGCATCCGGCTCAGGGTGCGCGGCAAGCCGATGCGCGACCCTGGCGGCATCGTCGCCAACCATTCCAGCTGGCTGGACATCGTCACCCTCAACGCCTGCGACCGGGTCTATTTCGTGTCCAAGGCCGAGGTGGCGGCCTGGCCCGGCATCGGCTGGCTGGCCCGCGCCACCGGCACCGTGTTCATCACCCGCGACCCGCGCGAGGCCAAGGACCAGCAGGCCCTGTTCGAGGCGCGGCTACGGGCCAACCACCGGCTGCTGTTCTTCCCCGAAGGCACCTCCACCGATGGCCGCCGGGTGCTGCCCTTCAAGCCCACCCTCTTCGCCGCCTTCTTTACCGGCGGGCTGGAGAGGGTGCTGCATATCCAGCCGGTGACGGTGATCTACCACGCCCCCCCGGGCCAGGATCCGCGCTTCCTGGGCTGGTGGGGCGACATGGCCTTCGGCCCGCATCTGCTGAAGTTGCTGGCCAGCCCCGGCCGCGCCCGGGCCGAGGTGATCTTTCACCCGCCGCTTGCGGTTGCGGGCTATGCCGGCCGCAAGCAGCTTTGCGCCACCGCCGAAGCCGCGGTGCGCGCGCCGCTCACCGAGGCACTCGGTCAGCCGTAG
- a CDS encoding GNAT family N-acetyltransferase, with protein MTPDPTMPETSPFVIRLAIEDRDLLAAQRLRYGVFVEELGGDGPLVDHEQRLERDEFDPIYDHLVLIDTRRDAGALDHVVGVYRLLPGERAAEFGRFYCDSEYDLTALRASNRRLLELGRSCVHRDYRGGPAMFLLWNGLADYVLDLGIEVLFGVASFHGTDIEALKLPLSWLHHHHLAPEALRVKALPDHAQRMDLVPADQLDRKAAMVAMPPLIKAYLRLGGFVGEDAFIDRPFNTTDVCLLMDTTAMSAKHKGFYTRKFDARA; from the coding sequence ATGACGCCCGACCCGACGATGCCCGAAACCTCGCCTTTCGTGATCCGCCTGGCGATTGAAGACCGCGACCTTCTGGCCGCGCAGCGCCTGCGCTATGGCGTGTTTGTCGAGGAACTGGGCGGCGACGGGCCGCTGGTCGATCACGAACAGCGGCTGGAGCGGGACGAGTTCGATCCGATCTATGACCATCTGGTGCTGATCGACACCCGCCGCGATGCCGGCGCGCTGGACCATGTCGTCGGCGTCTACCGGCTGCTGCCGGGCGAGCGCGCGGCAGAGTTCGGGCGCTTCTATTGCGACAGCGAATATGACCTGACCGCGCTGCGCGCCTCGAACCGGCGCCTGCTGGAACTCGGGCGCTCCTGCGTGCACCGCGATTATCGCGGCGGCCCGGCGATGTTCCTGCTGTGGAACGGGCTGGCGGACTATGTGCTCGACCTTGGCATCGAGGTGCTGTTCGGCGTTGCCAGCTTCCACGGCACCGATATCGAGGCGCTGAAACTGCCGCTGTCCTGGCTGCACCACCACCACCTCGCGCCCGAGGCGCTGCGGGTGAAGGCCTTGCCGGACCATGCGCAGCGGATGGATCTGGTGCCTGCCGATCAGCTGGACCGCAAGGCGGCGATGGTGGCGATGCCGCCGCTTATCAAGGCCTATCTGCGCCTTGGCGGCTTCGTGGGCGAGGATGCCTTCATCGACCGCCCGTTCAATACCACCGATGTGTGTCTGCTGATGGACACCACGGCGATGAGCGCCAAGCACAAGGGCTTCTACACCCGCAAGTTCGACGCGCGGGCCTGA
- a CDS encoding histidine phosphotransferase family protein has product MPNDCPDLTALLGSRICHDLISPLGAIGNGVELLSMAGTAAGPEMALIAESVASAKARIRFFRIAFGAAAPDHRLGRPEILAVIADMTRGGKLVIDWQPEGDEARRTVKLAFLGLQCLESALPWGGRITVQQLGPTWVLRAEALRVKADPALWAVLAGQGNPAEVSPAQVHFALMPVEAARQNRQLQADLTETEISLRF; this is encoded by the coding sequence ATGCCGAATGACTGCCCCGACCTGACCGCGCTGCTTGGCTCGCGGATCTGCCATGACCTTATCAGCCCGCTGGGGGCAATCGGCAACGGGGTAGAGCTGTTGTCGATGGCAGGCACCGCAGCGGGGCCGGAAATGGCGCTGATCGCGGAAAGCGTGGCCAGTGCCAAGGCGCGGATCCGGTTCTTTCGCATCGCCTTTGGCGCGGCAGCCCCCGATCACCGGCTGGGCCGGCCGGAGATTCTGGCGGTGATCGCCGACATGACCCGCGGCGGCAAGCTGGTGATCGACTGGCAGCCCGAGGGCGACGAGGCGCGGCGCACCGTGAAGCTGGCCTTCCTGGGGCTGCAATGCCTGGAAAGTGCCCTGCCCTGGGGCGGGCGGATCACCGTGCAGCAGCTGGGGCCGACCTGGGTGCTGCGAGCCGAGGCGCTGCGGGTCAAGGCCGATCCCGCGCTCTGGGCGGTGCTGGCAGGACAGGGCAACCCGGCAGAGGTGAGCCCGGCGCAGGTGCATTTCGCCCTGATGCCGGTGGAGGCCGCCCGGCAGAACCGGCAGTTGCAGGCCGATCTGACCGAAACCGAGATCAGCCTGCGGTTCTGA
- a CDS encoding tetrathionate reductase family octaheme c-type cytochrome, whose product MRISKRRIALLVMAVLAGGPCLGQSGEETAATAAPAGAARSPMPSASTADHSKFKILQQSFASGPEVTQACLSCHTEASDQVMHSLHWTWDYTQPGTGTRLGKARVINSFCGNVAANEQRCTSCHAGYGWDDVRQPAPTNPAQVDCLACHDRSGQYAKADNMAGHPPLDPVPAGAKTITGADAWPVDLTRAAQSVGLPGRDNCGNCHFNGGGGDNVKHGDLSSALLNPSRATDVHMAADGPNFTCETCHVSDRHKVAGSRYDVLAHDDKGLPAPGMARDVATCESCHSAKPHPATLIGLKLNDHASRIACQTCHIPEFARGGVATKTRWDWSTAGRLKDGKPFSIEGFTQSDGEALHTYLSTKGDFEWAENVVPVYAWFDGQVHYTTPETTIDPSSVVEINSISGAPGDPASRIWPFKRMEGRQAYDTQLNRLAHTQVWGPKTDTAFWTNFDWGKSIQAAMDYVGAEYSGQFGFVDTHMYWPITHMVAPASEALDCQSCHAADGRLADVAGIYMPGTGTPLGGRIGLALLLAALAGVGLHGALRLIRKDDGKGCNHG is encoded by the coding sequence ATGCGCATATCGAAGCGGAGGATCGCCCTGCTGGTCATGGCGGTTCTGGCGGGCGGGCCATGCCTTGGCCAGTCCGGGGAGGAGACGGCGGCAACAGCCGCGCCCGCGGGCGCGGCTCGATCCCCCATGCCCTCCGCCAGCACTGCCGACCATTCCAAGTTCAAGATCCTGCAGCAGTCCTTTGCTTCGGGCCCCGAGGTCACGCAAGCCTGCCTGTCCTGCCATACCGAGGCCTCGGACCAGGTGATGCACTCCCTGCACTGGACCTGGGATTACACCCAACCCGGCACCGGAACCCGGTTGGGCAAGGCGCGGGTCATCAACTCGTTCTGCGGCAATGTCGCGGCGAATGAACAGCGCTGCACCTCGTGCCATGCCGGCTATGGCTGGGACGATGTGCGCCAGCCGGCCCCGACCAATCCCGCCCAGGTCGATTGCCTCGCCTGCCATGACCGTTCGGGCCAATATGCCAAGGCCGACAACATGGCCGGCCACCCGCCGCTGGACCCGGTTCCCGCGGGCGCGAAAACCATCACCGGCGCCGATGCCTGGCCCGTCGATCTGACCCGTGCCGCGCAATCGGTGGGCCTTCCGGGCCGCGACAATTGCGGCAACTGCCACTTCAACGGCGGCGGCGGCGACAACGTCAAGCATGGCGACCTGTCCTCGGCGCTGCTGAACCCCTCGCGCGCCACCGATGTGCACATGGCGGCCGACGGGCCCAACTTCACCTGCGAGACCTGCCATGTGTCGGACCGCCACAAGGTCGCCGGCAGCCGCTATGACGTGCTGGCCCATGATGACAAGGGCCTGCCCGCCCCGGGGATGGCCCGCGATGTCGCCACCTGCGAAAGCTGCCATTCCGCCAAACCGCACCCGGCCACGCTGATCGGGCTGAAGCTGAACGACCACGCCAGCCGCATCGCCTGCCAGACCTGCCACATCCCCGAATTCGCCCGCGGCGGCGTTGCCACCAAGACCCGGTGGGACTGGTCCACCGCCGGCCGCCTCAAGGACGGCAAGCCCTTCAGCATCGAGGGCTTCACCCAGTCCGATGGCGAGGCGCTGCACACCTATCTTTCCACCAAGGGCGATTTCGAATGGGCCGAGAATGTGGTGCCGGTCTATGCCTGGTTCGACGGGCAGGTGCATTACACCACGCCCGAGACCACGATCGACCCCTCGTCCGTGGTCGAGATCAACAGCATCTCCGGCGCGCCCGGCGATCCGGCCAGCCGGATCTGGCCCTTCAAGCGGATGGAGGGGCGGCAGGCCTATGACACCCAGCTGAACCGGCTGGCCCATACCCAGGTCTGGGGCCCGAAGACCGACACCGCCTTCTGGACCAATTTCGACTGGGGCAAGTCGATCCAGGCGGCGATGGACTATGTCGGCGCCGAGTATTCCGGCCAGTTCGGCTTTGTCGACACGCATATGTACTGGCCGATCACCCATATGGTCGCGCCGGCCTCGGAGGCGCTTGACTGCCAGTCCTGCCACGCGGCGGACGGGCGCCTGGCCGATGTCGCCGGGATCTACATGCCCGGCACCGGCACGCCGCTTGGCGGGCGCATCGGGCTTGCATTGCTGCTGGCGGCCCTGGCGGGCGTGGGCCTGCATGGCGCGCTGCGGCTGATCCGCAAGGATGACGGGAAAGGGTGCAATCATGGCTGA
- the rocF gene encoding arginase, with product MKRNCHLIGAPVDSGQRRPGCLMGPAAYRVAGLTRMLGDLGHAVEDRGDVALPVLREVSCANPAVHSLAETLGWTEALAAAGRAALAEGGFPIFLGGDHSLSLGSVAGVAAHAQGAGRPLFLLWLDAHTDFHTPLTTQSGNLHGTPVAYIAGREGFEGFPDFPAPVPAENICLYGIRSVDPEEHAALQAGQIDITDMRVLDEYGIVAPLRAFLERVHTANGMLHVSLDVDFLDPSIAPAVGTTVPGGTTFREAHLVMELLHESGLVTSLDLVELNPFLDERGRTARLMVDLVASLMGRKVFDRPTRSYG from the coding sequence ATGAAACGCAACTGCCACCTGATCGGAGCGCCGGTCGATTCGGGCCAGCGCCGCCCCGGCTGTCTGATGGGGCCGGCGGCCTACCGCGTGGCGGGGCTGACACGGATGCTGGGCGATCTTGGCCACGCGGTCGAGGACCGGGGCGATGTGGCGCTGCCGGTGCTGCGCGAGGTGAGCTGCGCCAACCCCGCGGTGCATTCGCTGGCCGAGACGCTTGGCTGGACCGAGGCGCTGGCGGCCGCGGGCCGGGCGGCGCTGGCCGAGGGCGGGTTCCCTATCTTCCTGGGCGGCGATCACTCGCTGTCGCTGGGATCGGTCGCCGGGGTCGCGGCCCATGCGCAGGGGGCGGGACGGCCGCTGTTCCTGCTGTGGCTGGATGCGCATACCGATTTCCACACGCCGCTGACCACGCAATCGGGCAACCTGCATGGCACGCCGGTGGCCTATATCGCCGGGCGCGAGGGGTTCGAGGGCTTTCCCGATTTCCCCGCGCCGGTGCCGGCGGAGAATATCTGCCTCTATGGCATCCGGTCCGTGGACCCCGAGGAACATGCGGCGCTGCAGGCGGGGCAGATCGACATCACCGATATGCGGGTGCTGGACGAATATGGCATCGTCGCGCCGCTGCGAGCGTTTCTGGAGCGGGTCCATACCGCGAACGGGATGCTGCATGTCAGCCTGGATGTCGATTTCCTCGACCCCTCGATCGCGCCCGCCGTGGGCACCACGGTTCCGGGCGGCACCACCTTCCGCGAGGCGCATCTGGTGATGGAGCTGCTGCATGAAAGCGGGCTTGTCACCTCGCTGGACCTTGTGGAGCTGAACCCGTTCCTCGACGAGCGCGGACGCACGGCGCGGCTGATGGTCGATCTGGTCGCCAGCCTGATGGGGCGCAAGGTGTTCGACCGGCCGACGCGCAGCTACGGCTGA